The Planifilum fimeticola genome window below encodes:
- the pdhA gene encoding pyruvate dehydrogenase (acetyl-transferring) E1 component subunit alpha: MAVELKQTLDMVQILNEDGELNPDQEVPELSEEELKDLYRWMLRVRIFDQRSVKLNRQGRLGFYAPMSGQEACQIGSVAALRKDDWLFPSYRDMGASMYHGLPLHQVFLYSRGQIGGGKIPQGVNMFPPQIIIAAQVLHAAGAGWGFELRGEDKVAMAMFGDGATSQGDFHEGLNFASVMNARSIFFCQNNQYAISVPISKQMKSKTIAQKAIAYEIEGVRVDGNDILAVYREVKAAAERARRGEGPTLIEAVTYRLGTHTMAGDDPSRYREKREEEEWKEKRDPLKRFRRFLEKKGLWSDQDEERTEQEMLEEINEGIKKVEAMPKGAVVDVFEDVYTEMTPDLKAQKEEFLKWKGETK, encoded by the coding sequence GTGGCCGTCGAACTGAAGCAAACCCTTGATATGGTGCAGATTTTGAATGAGGACGGTGAGCTCAACCCGGATCAAGAAGTTCCGGAGTTGTCGGAAGAGGAACTGAAGGACTTGTACCGGTGGATGCTGCGGGTCCGCATCTTTGACCAGCGGTCGGTCAAACTGAACCGGCAGGGAAGGCTGGGGTTCTACGCGCCGATGTCCGGGCAGGAAGCCTGCCAGATCGGATCGGTCGCGGCCCTGCGGAAGGATGACTGGCTGTTCCCCAGCTATCGGGATATGGGGGCCTCCATGTATCACGGACTTCCCCTGCATCAAGTCTTTCTCTATTCCCGGGGGCAGATCGGAGGCGGGAAGATCCCCCAAGGAGTGAACATGTTTCCTCCGCAGATCATCATCGCCGCCCAGGTGCTCCATGCCGCCGGCGCCGGATGGGGATTCGAGCTTCGCGGTGAAGATAAAGTGGCGATGGCGATGTTCGGGGACGGCGCCACGTCGCAGGGCGATTTTCATGAAGGGCTCAACTTTGCATCCGTGATGAACGCCCGTTCCATTTTCTTCTGCCAGAACAACCAGTACGCCATCAGCGTGCCGATTTCCAAGCAGATGAAGAGCAAAACGATCGCCCAGAAGGCGATTGCCTACGAAATTGAAGGCGTTCGGGTGGACGGCAACGACATCCTGGCCGTGTACCGGGAAGTGAAAGCGGCGGCAGAGCGGGCGCGCCGCGGGGAGGGGCCGACGTTGATCGAGGCGGTGACTTACCGTCTGGGGACTCACACCATGGCCGGTGATGATCCCTCCCGTTACCGCGAAAAGCGGGAGGAAGAGGAATGGAAGGAGAAGCGCGATCCTCTGAAGCGTTTCCGTCGCTTCCTGGAAAAGAAGGGCTTGTGGTCCGACCAGGATGAAGAGCGGACGGAACAGGAGATGCTCGAGGAGATCAACGAGGGGATCAAAAAAGTGGAAGCCATGCCCAAGGGGGCCGTCGTCGACGTGTTTGAAGACGTGTACACCGAGATGACCCCCGATCTGAAGGCGCAGAAGGAAGAGTTCCTTAAGTGGAAGGGGGAAACCAAATAA